From the genome of Brassica rapa cultivar Chiifu-401-42 unplaced genomic scaffold, CAAS_Brap_v3.01 Scaffold0768, whole genome shotgun sequence:
AGAACTCGAAACCCAGGTGATGTCAATCCATTTGCTAGAAACAATCGTACTGATGATAGTTTGAACggattgaaattgaaaattccacCTTTTGATGGTAAAAACGACCCTGATGCTTTTCTAGagtgggaaagaaaaattgagcATGTCTTTGATTGTCAAAACTATTCTGAACTTAGAAAAGTAAGGCTTGCGGCCACTGAATTctctggctatgctattaactggtatgatcaAGTGTTGACCCACAGGAGGAGAACAGGTGAGCGGCCGATTGAGACATGGGATGAGCTTACCTTGTTGATGAGGAAACGATTCGTGCCAACCCATTATCACCGTGACCTTCACCAGAAGCTAAGACGTTTGCTTCAAGGAACCAAATCTGTGGAAGACTATTATCAAGAGATGGAAGTTTTGATGACCAAAACGGACACGGATGAACCTTTGGACGCCACTATGGCTCGCTTTCTTTCAGGCCTCAACCGTGACATCCAAGATCGTATGGAGCTTCAAGAGTATGGAAGTGTGgaacagatgctacacaaagccatcttgatcgagcaacaactcaagagaaggagtttctcaaaaccGGCCACTACTTCTAAGCCGGCCTACTCTCCTAAACCGGCCTATGCTCCTAAGCCAAGCTATCAAGACAAAGGTAAGTCGCCTATCACAACACATactgcctttaaaactaatgtttCCACTCGTGATGACAAAGGAAAGCAGTAGACGACTCAAGCCGAGCAAGAGACATTAgatgtttcaaatgtcaagggctaGGACATTATGCCAAGAACTGTCCAAACCAGCGTGTGATGATTCTCTTGGAAAATGGTGAAGTTGAGTCCGAGGATGAACAACAAGAAAACAAGGAGGATCTtggtcctatctttgatgaggaagaGGAGTCCTTTGACTACCCACATCACGGACCATTACTTGTGGCTAGGCAGGCATGGAACGATCCCATCTTCGATAAAACGGACGGCCCCGCGAACGGCCACACGGACAACGACCATGACCTGTCCTTTGATCCAGATTCTGAGCCGATCTTTGATGATGAAGATAGTTTGACTATCCAGCTCATGGACCACTACTGGTCACTAGACGTTCCTTGAGTGTTCAGCCCAAAACCGATGAaaaggaacaaagggagaatctctttcattctCGTTGTTTAATCTCTGAAAAAGTTTGTTCCTTGATCATTGATGGTGGGAGTTGTACTAACGTTGCTAGTGATACTCTTGTCAGGAAATTAGGTCTAGCTACTCGAcctctttctcgtcctttcaggttggaatgGCTCAATGAAACTGGTGAACAGTATGTTAAGGAGCAAGTCACGATCCCTCTCACCATTGGTCGTTATGAGGACGAGATTGTGTGCAACGtcttcccatggatgcttgtcACGTTCTGTTGGGACGTCCATGGCAGTTTGATAAAAGAACCGTCCATGATGGTTACACAAACCGGCACTCCTTTGACCAtaaaggaaagaagatcacGCTTGTACCACTCTCGCCCTTGGAGGTCCATCAAGACCAGCTCCAACTTAAAAAGAACCGTGAACAAGAGCCAAACCAGGACAACCTGAGTCCTCAACCCGgaactccaacttctttgtcaaacAAAGTCAGGTTAAGAAGTCTCTTCACTCTCAAAAGCCCTTTCTTTTACTTGTGTACAAAGAATCTCTGATGGCTTCTACTTCTTCTAACCTTGCACCGGAAGTTCCGAGTGATTTGCTAGATGTCTTGCAGGATTATTCGGATGTCTTTCCAGATGAAAACCCAAAGGGTTTGCCACCAGTACGAGGGATTGAACATCAGATTGACTTTGTTCCGGGTGCGTCTCTACCTAACCGGCCAGCttacagaaccaatccggtggagaccaaggaacttgagaaacaaattggAGACCTTATGGAGAAAGGTTACATCAGGGAAAGCCTCAGTCCTTGTGCCGTTCCAGTTCTACTTGTCCCCAAAAAGGATGGAtcatggcgcatgtgtgtggactgccgtgccatcaacaacattacggtaaagtataggcatcccattcctagactagacgacatgcttgatgaactttacggttcatgtgtcttttctaagatagatttgaaaagtggctatcaccaaatccgaatgaaagaaggtgatgaatggaaaactgcatttaaaaccaagctaggattgtatgaatggttagttatgccatttggtcttactaatgcacctagcacTTTCATGCGATTGATGAACCATATCTTGAGAGCATTCATTGGTCATTTCgtggtagtttactttgatgatattcttATCTACAGCAAGAACATGGATGAACATAAGAAACATTTGAAATCTGT
Proteins encoded in this window:
- the LOC108870382 gene encoding uncharacterized protein LOC108870382; this encodes MSSHEEQNRPGNSVAGLSNLQMRALNDSFSNLINTGLEQIHQRLDELQVSQSHPRSRTRTNQPRRNTRSDDEFPDEDAQEDEVRSAYRPRRGHRTRNPGDVNPFARNNRTDDSLNGLKLKIPPFDGKNDPDAFLEWERKIEHVFDCQNYSELRKVRLAATEFSGYAINWYDQVLTHRRRTGERPIETWDELTLLMRKRFVPTHYHRDLHQKLRRLLQGTKSVEDYYQEMEVLMTKTDTDEPLDATMARFLSGLNRDIQDRMELQEKAVDDSSRARDIRCFKCQGLGHYAKNCPNQRVMILLENGEVESEDEQQENKEDLGPIFDEEEESFDYPHHGPLLVARQAWNDPIFDKTDGPANGHTDNDHDLSFDPDSEPIFDDEDSLTIQLMDHYWKLGLATRPLSRPFRLEWLNETGEQYVKEQVTIPLTIGRYEDEIVCNVFPWMLVTFCWDVHGSLIKEPSMMVTQTGTPLTIKERRSRLYHSRPWRSIKTSSNLKRTVNKSQTRTT